Proteins encoded together in one Lathyrus oleraceus cultivar Zhongwan6 chromosome 5, CAAS_Psat_ZW6_1.0, whole genome shotgun sequence window:
- the LOC127084833 gene encoding uncharacterized protein LOC127084833 isoform X3, with product MPATILLPSLNTTLKMIDYKYQTRPTQVNRTINARPTQVNRTINAQTRATQVNRIINAQTRTIQVNRNITARMESPNHETKTKMEEKEAIKTESKFRSEFLQMLRKRRAPQVPLTVEIAKPAEIFWYENNPNEEEIMKSCPKKDIENFKDLVKEENLYINIEEGDQGKLPVLILSLKGSDKQIKRPAVVFLHGSYMCKEYLRPLLEAYASRGYIAISVDSRYHGERAKSATTYQEALISAWKIGDTMPFIYDTVWDLIKLADYLTQREDIDPSRIGITGISLGGMHAWFAAAADTRYAVIAPLIGVQGFRWAIDNDKWHGRVDSIKPVFEVAREDLGKNAIDKEVVEKVWDRIAPGLASHFDSPYSIPPIAPRPLLILNGAEDPRCPLAGLVTLMLKISQIYAEFQCSNNFKA from the exons ATGCCTGCAACCATACTCCTCCCCTCTCTCAATACTACACTCAAAATGATTGATTATAAATACCAAACGCGCCCCACACAAGTTAACAGAACCATAAACGCTCGCCCCACACAAGTTAACAGAACCATAAACGCTCAAACACGCGCCACACAAGTTAACAGAATCATAAACGCTCAAACGCGCACCATACAAGTTAACAGAAATATAACCGCTCGCATGGAGTCTCCAAATCACGAAACCAAAACCAAAATGGAAGAAAAAGAAGCCATTAAAACTGAGAGCAAGTTTCGATCAGAGTTTCTGCAAATGCTCCGTAAGAGACGAGCTCCTCAAG TTCCGTTAACGGTTGAAATCGCAAAACCAGCGGAGATTTTTTGGTATGAGAACAATCCAAACGAAGAG GAGATTATGAAATCTTGTCCAAAGAAAGACATTGAGAATTTCAAAGATTTGGTCAAGGAGGAGAATCTGTATATAAATATAGAG GAAGGAGATCAAGGAAAGTTGCCTGTGTTGATTTTGAGCTTGAAGGGAAGTGATAAGCAGATAAAAAGACCTGCGGTTGTTTTCCTTCACGGTTCATACATGTGTAAAGAATATTTGCGTCCATTGCTAGAG GCATACGCTTCACGGGGATACATAGCAATTTCGGTTGATTCTCGTTACCATGGTGAACGAGCGAAGAGCGCCACCACCTATCAAGAG GCTCTTATTTCTGCATGGAAAATCGGAGACACAATGCCATTCATATATGACACG GTTTGGGACTTGATTAAATTGGCAGATTATCTAACACAGAGAGAAGATATAGACCCCTCTAGGATAGGAATCACAGGAATATCACTTGGAG GAATGCATGCATGGTTTGCTGCAGCTGCTGATACTCGCTATGCAGTAATTGCTCCTCTAATTGGTGTTCAG GGATTTCGATGGGCCATAGACAACGATAAGTGGCATGGCCGAGTTGATAGTATAAAGCCTGTTTTTGAAG TAGCTCGTGAAGATTTGGGTAAAAATGCTATCGACAAAGAAGTAGTGGAAAAG GTGTGGGACAGGATTGCTCCTGGTTTGGCTTCCCATTTTGATTCCCCTTACTCAATTCCACCTATTGCACCCCGTCCTCTGCTTATTCTCAATG GTGCGGAAGATCCTAGGTGTCCCCTTGCCGGTTTGGTAACTCTAATGTTAAAAATAAGTCAGATATATGCAGAGTTTCAATGCTCAAATAATTTTAAG
- the LOC127084833 gene encoding uncharacterized protein LOC127084833 isoform X2, translating to MPATILLPSLNTTLKMIDYKYQTRPTQVNRTINARPTQVNRTINAQTRATQVNRIINAQTRTIQVNRNITARMESPNHETKTKMEEKEAIKTESKFRSEFLQMLRKRRAPQVPLTVEIAKPAEIFWYENNPNEEEIMKSCPKKDIENFKDLVKEENLYINIEEGDQGKLPVLILSLKGSDKQIKRPAVVFLHGSYMCKEYLRPLLEAYASRGYIAISVDSRYHGERAKSATTYQEALISAWKIGDTMPFIYDTVWDLIKLADYLTQREDIDPSRIGITGISLGGMHAWFAAAADTRYAVIAPLIGVQGFRWAIDNDKWHGRVDSIKPVFEVAREDLGKNAIDKEVVEKVWDRIAPGLASHFDSPYSIPPIAPRPLLILNGAEDPRCPLAGLVTLMLKISQIYAEFQCSNNFKNLKSGIK from the exons ATGCCTGCAACCATACTCCTCCCCTCTCTCAATACTACACTCAAAATGATTGATTATAAATACCAAACGCGCCCCACACAAGTTAACAGAACCATAAACGCTCGCCCCACACAAGTTAACAGAACCATAAACGCTCAAACACGCGCCACACAAGTTAACAGAATCATAAACGCTCAAACGCGCACCATACAAGTTAACAGAAATATAACCGCTCGCATGGAGTCTCCAAATCACGAAACCAAAACCAAAATGGAAGAAAAAGAAGCCATTAAAACTGAGAGCAAGTTTCGATCAGAGTTTCTGCAAATGCTCCGTAAGAGACGAGCTCCTCAAG TTCCGTTAACGGTTGAAATCGCAAAACCAGCGGAGATTTTTTGGTATGAGAACAATCCAAACGAAGAG GAGATTATGAAATCTTGTCCAAAGAAAGACATTGAGAATTTCAAAGATTTGGTCAAGGAGGAGAATCTGTATATAAATATAGAG GAAGGAGATCAAGGAAAGTTGCCTGTGTTGATTTTGAGCTTGAAGGGAAGTGATAAGCAGATAAAAAGACCTGCGGTTGTTTTCCTTCACGGTTCATACATGTGTAAAGAATATTTGCGTCCATTGCTAGAG GCATACGCTTCACGGGGATACATAGCAATTTCGGTTGATTCTCGTTACCATGGTGAACGAGCGAAGAGCGCCACCACCTATCAAGAG GCTCTTATTTCTGCATGGAAAATCGGAGACACAATGCCATTCATATATGACACG GTTTGGGACTTGATTAAATTGGCAGATTATCTAACACAGAGAGAAGATATAGACCCCTCTAGGATAGGAATCACAGGAATATCACTTGGAG GAATGCATGCATGGTTTGCTGCAGCTGCTGATACTCGCTATGCAGTAATTGCTCCTCTAATTGGTGTTCAG GGATTTCGATGGGCCATAGACAACGATAAGTGGCATGGCCGAGTTGATAGTATAAAGCCTGTTTTTGAAG TAGCTCGTGAAGATTTGGGTAAAAATGCTATCGACAAAGAAGTAGTGGAAAAG GTGTGGGACAGGATTGCTCCTGGTTTGGCTTCCCATTTTGATTCCCCTTACTCAATTCCACCTATTGCACCCCGTCCTCTGCTTATTCTCAATG GTGCGGAAGATCCTAGGTGTCCCCTTGCCGGTTTGGTAACTCTAATGTTAAAAATAAGTCAGATATATGCAGAGTTTCAATGCTCAAATAATTTTAAG
- the LOC127084833 gene encoding uncharacterized protein LOC127084833 isoform X1, protein MPATILLPSLNTTLKMIDYKYQTRPTQVNRTINARPTQVNRTINAQTRATQVNRIINAQTRTIQVNRNITARMESPNHETKTKMEEKEAIKTESKFRSEFLQMLRKRRAPQVPLTVEIAKPAEIFWYENNPNEEEIMKSCPKKDIENFKDLVKEENLYINIEEGDQGKLPVLILSLKGSDKQIKRPAVVFLHGSYMCKEYLRPLLEAYASRGYIAISVDSRYHGERAKSATTYQEALISAWKIGDTMPFIYDTVWDLIKLADYLTQREDIDPSRIGITGISLGGMHAWFAAAADTRYAVIAPLIGVQGFRWAIDNDKWHGRVDSIKPVFEVAREDLGKNAIDKEVVEKVWDRIAPGLASHFDSPYSIPPIAPRPLLILNGAEDPRCPLAGLVTLMLKISQIYAEFQCSNNFKFIAEPKIGHQITKFQVKESSDWFDKFLKPEQLEPKL, encoded by the exons ATGCCTGCAACCATACTCCTCCCCTCTCTCAATACTACACTCAAAATGATTGATTATAAATACCAAACGCGCCCCACACAAGTTAACAGAACCATAAACGCTCGCCCCACACAAGTTAACAGAACCATAAACGCTCAAACACGCGCCACACAAGTTAACAGAATCATAAACGCTCAAACGCGCACCATACAAGTTAACAGAAATATAACCGCTCGCATGGAGTCTCCAAATCACGAAACCAAAACCAAAATGGAAGAAAAAGAAGCCATTAAAACTGAGAGCAAGTTTCGATCAGAGTTTCTGCAAATGCTCCGTAAGAGACGAGCTCCTCAAG TTCCGTTAACGGTTGAAATCGCAAAACCAGCGGAGATTTTTTGGTATGAGAACAATCCAAACGAAGAG GAGATTATGAAATCTTGTCCAAAGAAAGACATTGAGAATTTCAAAGATTTGGTCAAGGAGGAGAATCTGTATATAAATATAGAG GAAGGAGATCAAGGAAAGTTGCCTGTGTTGATTTTGAGCTTGAAGGGAAGTGATAAGCAGATAAAAAGACCTGCGGTTGTTTTCCTTCACGGTTCATACATGTGTAAAGAATATTTGCGTCCATTGCTAGAG GCATACGCTTCACGGGGATACATAGCAATTTCGGTTGATTCTCGTTACCATGGTGAACGAGCGAAGAGCGCCACCACCTATCAAGAG GCTCTTATTTCTGCATGGAAAATCGGAGACACAATGCCATTCATATATGACACG GTTTGGGACTTGATTAAATTGGCAGATTATCTAACACAGAGAGAAGATATAGACCCCTCTAGGATAGGAATCACAGGAATATCACTTGGAG GAATGCATGCATGGTTTGCTGCAGCTGCTGATACTCGCTATGCAGTAATTGCTCCTCTAATTGGTGTTCAG GGATTTCGATGGGCCATAGACAACGATAAGTGGCATGGCCGAGTTGATAGTATAAAGCCTGTTTTTGAAG TAGCTCGTGAAGATTTGGGTAAAAATGCTATCGACAAAGAAGTAGTGGAAAAG GTGTGGGACAGGATTGCTCCTGGTTTGGCTTCCCATTTTGATTCCCCTTACTCAATTCCACCTATTGCACCCCGTCCTCTGCTTATTCTCAATG GTGCGGAAGATCCTAGGTGTCCCCTTGCCGGTTTGGTAACTCTAATGTTAAAAATAAGTCAGATATATGCAGAGTTTCAATGCTCAAATAATTTTAAG